The proteins below come from a single Candidatus Falkowbacteria bacterium genomic window:
- a CDS encoding DUF4012 domain-containing protein, producing the protein MFRLSGSDNLNLAKIFRSARSVAQNFPLVKKVRRRRHIFAALKIISLLALVTILLLIILFAAHFLAFKSILASSLSGKSSLEQAVGMAKQGDFKSAQAAANQAASDFYYATSNLEDIKTSLVFNQVGALQYQVGQLGYLVGSAEMLSRAVGQAVSFGLELQNLLDGNRQLNYSTFSPDEKKKILGRIQYSGPELTGMKANLDLALLNLANITYPGVLWPLKGKIDETKNLVGEASQVLGKLAPMSQIIPALAGYPSTSTYLVLFQNSDELRPTGGFLGTYGILQMESGDISRFETHDIYHMDMPVKDKVDVIPPEPIRKYLNAKWYMRDANWSPDWPTAAQKIEWFYNLENPLLPPKDQVNNFSGQFDGVIAITPKLVTDLLAIVGPIVIDGQEYNPTNFVDLLEYRVEKGYVQLGVSSWQRKEVIGQIMKEMKIRLMNLPSDKWRTILMVFDNNVASKDILVYLHDQVLQGLAKEQGWTGEIKQPQSDYLMIVDANLASLKTDAVMNRSVSYEVKEGTDRLTSRLIINYAHRGKPDWKTSYYQTYTRVYVPKGSRLIKMEGCNSKPDIIDEYNKTAFGCQLIVPFNQVAPLVLEYDLPNHLKTALAKNGYGLFVQKQPGNQVSELAVDLSFINGIKSYSPVGFSVNFLTGNRIGWLTDLTLDRQYSVSF; encoded by the coding sequence CTGGTAAAAAAAGTCCGTCGTCGACGGCATATCTTTGCGGCGCTCAAGATCATCTCGCTCTTGGCCTTGGTGACGATCCTGCTCCTGATCATTCTCTTTGCCGCCCATTTCCTCGCCTTCAAGAGCATCCTGGCCAGTTCCTTGTCAGGCAAGTCATCCTTGGAGCAGGCAGTCGGTATGGCTAAGCAGGGAGACTTCAAATCCGCCCAGGCAGCCGCCAATCAGGCAGCCAGTGATTTTTATTATGCCACGAGCAATCTTGAAGATATAAAGACTAGCCTGGTTTTTAATCAGGTCGGCGCGTTGCAATACCAGGTCGGCCAGCTCGGCTATTTGGTCGGTTCGGCGGAGATGCTATCAAGGGCGGTCGGACAAGCAGTATCATTCGGTCTTGAGCTGCAGAATCTCTTGGATGGCAATCGCCAGCTGAATTACTCGACTTTCAGTCCGGATGAGAAAAAGAAGATTCTCGGCCGGATCCAATATTCCGGGCCTGAATTGACCGGCATGAAAGCCAATCTTGATCTAGCGCTATTGAATCTGGCCAACATAACTTACCCTGGCGTCTTGTGGCCACTGAAAGGCAAGATCGATGAGACCAAGAATCTGGTCGGCGAAGCCTCACAGGTCTTAGGCAAGTTGGCGCCTATGTCCCAGATCATACCGGCGTTGGCTGGCTATCCTAGCACCTCGACTTATCTGGTGCTGTTCCAGAATAGCGACGAATTGAGGCCGACAGGCGGCTTCTTAGGGACTTATGGCATCCTGCAGATGGAGAGCGGCGACATCTCAAGGTTCGAGACCCACGATATCTACCACATGGATATGCCAGTCAAAGACAAGGTGGATGTCATTCCGCCGGAACCGATAAGGAAATATCTGAACGCAAAATGGTATATGCGCGACGCTAACTGGTCGCCAGACTGGCCGACCGCCGCACAAAAAATAGAGTGGTTTTATAATCTGGAAAATCCGCTCTTGCCACCCAAGGACCAGGTCAATAATTTTTCCGGACAATTTGATGGCGTCATAGCGATTACGCCGAAACTGGTGACCGATCTATTGGCGATCGTCGGCCCGATCGTAATTGATGGCCAAGAATACAACCCGACCAACTTCGTCGACCTTTTAGAGTACCGGGTTGAAAAAGGCTATGTCCAACTCGGCGTCTCCTCCTGGCAGAGAAAAGAGGTGATAGGCCAGATAATGAAGGAAATGAAGATCCGGCTGATGAACCTGCCATCGGATAAATGGCGCACGATATTGATGGTTTTTGATAACAATGTCGCTTCGAAAGATATATTGGTCTACCTGCACGATCAAGTGCTGCAGGGCTTGGCCAAAGAGCAGGGCTGGACTGGAGAGATCAAGCAGCCGCAAAGCGATTACCTGATGATCGTGGATGCGAACCTGGCCAGTTTGAAAACCGATGCCGTCATGAACCGTAGTGTCAGCTACGAGGTCAAGGAAGGAACGGACCGGCTGACCTCCCGGCTTATCATAAATTATGCCCACCGTGGCAAGCCGGACTGGAAAACCAGCTATTACCAGACCTACACCCGGGTTTACGTGCCCAAAGGCAGCCGTCTGATCAAGATGGAAGGATGCAACAGCAAGCCGGACATTATCGATGAATATAACAAGACGGCCTTCGGTTGCCAGCTTATCGTTCCATTCAACCAAGTAGCGCCGCTCGTGTTGGAGTATGATCTCCCGAACCACCTGAAGACCGCCCTTGCCAAGAATGGTTATGGCTTATTTGTTCAAAAACAGCCAGGCAACCAAGTCTCTGAATTGGCAGTTGACTTAAGCTTCATCAATGGTATAAAATCTTATAGTCCAGTAGGTTTCTCGGTCAATTTCCTGACTGGCAACCGAATCGGCTGGCTGACCGACCTGACACTCGACCGGCAGTACTCAGTCTCGTTTTAG
- a CDS encoding rod shape-determining protein translates to MFIKRIGIDLGTTYTLVHLPKRGIVINEPSVVAISVTDKKILAVGNEAKDMLGRTPDTIIALKPLKDGVIADYRATEAMLRYFINKSLGGIRLFRPEVMVAVPAGISSTERRAVIDATIAAGAKAAYIIKEPVAAAIGADIPIGSASGHMIIDIGGGTAEMAVISLGGIVASTSVRVGGTRFDSAIIDYIRRKYNLSIGERTAEEIKINIGSALYLENKLTMEIRGRDIVTGLPRSIIVTSNDVTEALQNELEAIINAVKKVLHETPPELSSDIMDKGMVLSGGSSLLRNIDQLLSRATGVPAYIANDALLCVAKGTGIALENLDSYKRSILATK, encoded by the coding sequence ATGTTTATCAAAAGAATCGGCATCGATCTAGGCACAACCTATACTTTGGTCCATCTGCCAAAACGGGGGATTGTCATCAACGAACCGAGCGTGGTTGCGATTTCAGTTACGGACAAGAAGATTCTGGCCGTCGGCAACGAGGCCAAGGACATGCTTGGGCGCACTCCTGACACCATTATCGCCTTAAAACCCCTGAAGGACGGCGTTATCGCTGATTACCGGGCCACTGAGGCTATGCTTAGATATTTCATCAACAAGTCCCTGGGCGGCATCCGCCTATTTCGTCCTGAAGTCATGGTCGCCGTGCCTGCTGGCATTTCCTCGACCGAACGCCGTGCCGTCATTGACGCCACCATCGCAGCTGGAGCCAAGGCAGCCTATATCATCAAGGAGCCGGTCGCGGCCGCTATCGGCGCTGACATACCGATCGGCTCGGCGTCGGGCCACATGATCATCGATATCGGCGGCGGTACTGCTGAAATGGCTGTCATCTCCTTGGGCGGTATCGTGGCCTCGACTTCGGTCAGGGTCGGAGGCACCCGTTTCGATAGCGCCATCATCGACTACATCAGACGCAAATACAATCTCTCGATCGGCGAGCGCACAGCCGAAGAGATCAAAATCAATATCGGCTCAGCTTTATATCTTGAAAACAAGCTAACCATGGAAATCCGCGGACGCGATATCGTGACCGGGCTGCCACGGAGCATTATCGTCACCTCGAACGATGTGACCGAGGCGTTGCAGAACGAGTTGGAAGCGATCATCAATGCTGTCAAAAAAGTCCTGCACGAGACCCCTCCGGAACTTTCCTCGGACATTATGGACAAGGGCATGGTCCTGTCCGGCGGCAGCTCGCTTCTGCGCAATATCGACCAGCTCCTGTCTCGCGCCACTGGCGTTCCGGCCTACATCGCCAATGACGCCCTCCTTTGCGTCGCGAAGGGAACCGGCATCGCTTTGGAAAATCTTGATTCATATAAGCGCAGCATCCTCGCAACCAAATAA
- a CDS encoding S8 family serine peptidase: MLSALALSGHDSIASPSIPASLLVKYRGEDAIKEVRVPDQSHSDEFIMVLKQDPNIEWAEPDYSFHSAIIPSDTHYSQQWYLQKIKAPSAWDITQSTKNIVTAVIDTGVDITHPDLKNNIWINQDEIPGNRKDDDNNGFIDDINGWDFVGRNADPMPKFEEGFTSDVLHGTIISGLIAAEGNNAAGVSGVTWNARIMPLRVLNDKGEGTAGNVIRAIDYAINNGAHVINLSFIGFNYSQGMDEAIRRAYEAGVIVVAAAGNEAGDQTKDTDLNKTPMYPVCLDGRPGENRVIGVAATDAMDQKTYFSGYGSRCVDITGPGVSIFNLSVYAPDKTLDNQPLNKYYDGYWSGTSVAAPQVSGVLALIMSTNPGLDRKATVDVLLSSATNITRLNPLYPNQLGSGRVSAAGAVELAKDRLTENKFDLIVNQSSGTSTVLNIINPARSYNKEIVLGAELAGGVNVASGDVDGDGRAEIIVGAGPGGGPHVKILDQTGRLKGQFMAYNTSFRGGVNVASGDVDGDGRAEIIVGAGPGGGPHVKIINGRGQLKGQFMAYKTSFRGGVNVAVADVDGGTINRRSEIVTSPGAGMPAEIRIFTDHAKLLSKFSPFAVNFDKGVNLTSADTNQDGLAEIIVGAGPGGGPHVRVFTSAGKLVDSFYAYPSEIKTGVRITSIKSQR, translated from the coding sequence ATGCTGTCAGCCCTAGCCTTGTCAGGGCACGATTCGATCGCTAGCCCTAGCATCCCGGCAAGCCTTTTGGTCAAGTATCGAGGGGAAGACGCCATAAAAGAGGTTCGAGTGCCGGATCAGTCCCATTCCGATGAATTTATCATGGTCCTCAAACAAGATCCGAACATCGAGTGGGCCGAACCGGACTATTCGTTCCATTCCGCCATTATCCCCTCAGACACCCATTATAGCCAGCAGTGGTACTTGCAAAAAATCAAGGCCCCTTCGGCTTGGGACATCACGCAGTCTACCAAGAACATCGTCACCGCAGTCATTGATACCGGCGTTGACATCACGCACCCCGACTTGAAGAATAACATCTGGATCAATCAGGATGAGATTCCGGGAAACAGGAAGGACGATGACAATAACGGCTTCATCGATGATATCAATGGCTGGGATTTTGTCGGCCGCAATGCCGACCCTATGCCGAAATTCGAAGAGGGGTTCACCTCCGACGTCCTTCATGGCACGATCATCTCCGGATTGATCGCTGCCGAAGGCAATAACGCAGCCGGTGTTTCCGGAGTTACTTGGAATGCCAGGATCATGCCGTTGCGGGTTCTCAACGACAAGGGTGAGGGGACCGCTGGCAATGTCATCCGAGCTATCGATTATGCTATAAACAATGGAGCTCACGTAATAAATCTGAGCTTCATCGGCTTCAACTACAGCCAGGGAATGGATGAAGCGATCAGGCGTGCATACGAAGCAGGCGTAATCGTGGTAGCCGCGGCTGGCAACGAAGCTGGCGACCAGACCAAGGACACCGACCTTAACAAGACACCGATGTATCCGGTCTGTCTTGATGGCCGTCCGGGTGAGAATCGGGTCATTGGCGTAGCGGCGACAGATGCAATGGACCAGAAGACCTATTTTTCAGGTTATGGCTCGCGCTGCGTTGATATCACCGGTCCTGGTGTCAGTATCTTTAATCTCTCAGTCTACGCTCCGGACAAGACCTTGGATAATCAGCCTCTGAACAAATACTATGACGGTTACTGGTCAGGCACCTCTGTGGCCGCTCCGCAAGTGAGCGGCGTCCTCGCCTTGATCATGTCGACCAACCCAGGACTCGACCGCAAGGCAACGGTTGATGTCCTGCTGTCTAGCGCAACCAACATCACCCGTCTCAACCCGCTTTACCCCAATCAGCTCGGAAGCGGACGTGTCAGCGCAGCGGGCGCGGTTGAGCTCGCCAAAGACAGGCTGACGGAAAACAAATTCGATCTCATAGTCAACCAAAGTAGCGGCACCTCGACCGTGCTCAATATCATCAATCCAGCCAGGTCCTACAACAAGGAAATCGTGCTCGGCGCGGAATTGGCTGGAGGCGTCAATGTGGCGTCAGGCGATGTCGACGGTGACGGACGTGCCGAGATTATCGTCGGAGCCGGACCAGGCGGCGGCCCCCACGTCAAGATACTCGACCAAACAGGCAGGCTCAAGGGCCAATTCATGGCTTACAATACTAGCTTCAGAGGAGGCGTCAATGTGGCGTCAGGCGATGTCGACGGTGACGGACGTGCCGAGATCATCGTCGGAGCCGGACCAGGCGGTGGCCCCCACGTCAAGATCATCAATGGCCGCGGCCAGCTCAAAGGCCAATTCATGGCGTATAAAACTTCTTTTCGCGGAGGCGTCAATGTGGCCGTGGCCGACGTTGACGGCGGCACCATCAATCGGCGCTCTGAAATCGTAACCAGTCCCGGCGCCGGCATGCCCGCTGAAATCAGGATCTTTACCGACCACGCCAAACTGCTGAGCAAATTCTCTCCGTTCGCCGTAAATTTCGACAAAGGAGTCAACCTAACCAGCGCCGACACCAATCAGGATGGCCTGGCGGAGATCATCGTCGGAGCCGGACCAGGCGGCGGCCC
- a CDS encoding glycosyltransferase family 4 protein produces MIIGIDASRANRKHKTGTEWYAFYLIKELAKLDASNQYILYSEQPISNDLNDLTDNPSGGPISYDQDGFQVIKSPHGNFKAKVLDWPVRHLWTHLRLSWEMIWHRPDVLFVPSHVLPLIHPRRSVVTIHDVGFERDKSLYPKLDLGPNSKLQKRILNVLVRLFTFGRFGANVQDYLTWSTLFSLRKAEKIITVSEFSKQEIFEVYKDELTPAVLGKIIAIHNGYNQECYRPVTNHDKVTATLEKYDIEPPYIFYLGRLERKKNTPALVEAFGMISKQFPEYKLVLTGRASFGYDEVEFMISQYKLDHKVICTGWVDEADLPYIYGGADIFAFPSHYEGFGIPLVEAMACGVPVAASDVAPITEVVDGAAILFNPESPASIKDALVKLISDKELRNRLSALGLARAKQFGWKITAEKTLAVLDPNFKLS; encoded by the coding sequence ATGATTATCGGCATCGATGCCAGCCGGGCTAATCGCAAGCACAAGACCGGCACTGAGTGGTACGCCTTCTACCTGATCAAGGAGCTGGCGAAGCTTGATGCGTCCAATCAGTACATACTTTATTCCGAGCAGCCGATTTCGAACGACTTGAATGACCTGACCGACAACCCATCGGGCGGTCCTATTTCCTACGACCAGGACGGTTTTCAAGTCATCAAGAGTCCCCACGGCAACTTCAAGGCCAAAGTGCTTGATTGGCCGGTCCGACATCTGTGGACCCATCTCCGACTGTCCTGGGAAATGATTTGGCATCGCCCCGATGTGCTTTTCGTGCCTTCGCACGTCCTGCCGCTGATCCACCCCAGGCGCTCAGTCGTAACCATCCATGATGTCGGTTTCGAGCGCGACAAAAGCCTTTACCCGAAGCTCGATCTCGGCCCGAACAGCAAGCTGCAGAAACGAATCCTTAACGTGCTTGTCAGACTCTTCACTTTCGGACGTTTCGGCGCCAACGTCCAAGACTATCTGACTTGGTCAACCTTATTTTCCTTGCGCAAGGCCGAAAAGATCATCACCGTTTCCGAATTTTCAAAGCAGGAAATATTCGAAGTCTACAAAGACGAGCTGACCCCTGCGGTCTTGGGCAAGATCATCGCCATCCATAACGGGTATAACCAGGAATGCTACAGGCCGGTCACTAACCATGATAAGGTGACAGCTACTTTGGAAAAGTACGATATCGAACCCCCATATATCTTTTACCTGGGCCGTCTGGAGCGCAAAAAGAATACCCCCGCCTTAGTAGAAGCCTTCGGTATGATTAGCAAGCAATTTCCTGAGTACAAGCTAGTGCTGACCGGCCGGGCCAGCTTCGGCTATGACGAAGTCGAGTTCATGATCAGCCAGTACAAGCTCGACCATAAGGTCATCTGTACCGGCTGGGTCGATGAAGCCGACCTGCCTTATATCTACGGCGGTGCAGACATATTCGCTTTCCCATCGCACTATGAGGGCTTCGGCATTCCTTTGGTCGAAGCCATGGCCTGCGGCGTGCCTGTTGCGGCATCCGACGTCGCTCCGATAACCGAGGTGGTTGACGGCGCAGCAATCCTTTTCAATCCTGAAAGCCCGGCTTCCATCAAAGACGCCTTAGTCAAGCTCATCTCCGACAAGGAACTGCGAAACCGCCTTAGCGCACTGGGGTTAGCTAGGGCTAAGCAATTCGGCTGGAAGATAACCGCCGAAAAGACACTGGCCGTCCTAGACCCCAATTTCAAATTATCGTAA